One segment of Dolichospermum sp. DET69 DNA contains the following:
- a CDS encoding DUF4276 family protein, producing the protein MHIHFLVEESSTEIALKFIVPKIIGNIHTFEIHNFGNKNNLLKKLPERMKAYANFIPDDWRIVILVDEDRANCLELKNKLCDASSVVTEKKGNIVLHRIVVEELESWFIGDVAAIRAEYEKIPASLPQQAKFRDPDAIKGGTWEELDKILKKYGYETGLQKMNFAQKVSPHMDVENNQSRSFQVFRDGLRKIIN; encoded by the coding sequence ATGCACATACATTTTTTAGTAGAAGAATCTTCCACTGAAATTGCTTTAAAGTTTATTGTTCCTAAAATTATAGGTAATATTCATACTTTTGAAATACACAATTTTGGCAATAAAAATAACCTTTTAAAAAAATTACCTGAACGGATGAAAGCTTATGCTAATTTTATACCTGATGATTGGCGAATTGTAATTTTAGTAGACGAAGATAGAGCAAATTGTTTAGAATTAAAAAACAAACTCTGTGATGCTAGTAGTGTTGTAACTGAAAAAAAAGGAAATATTGTTCTTCATAGAATTGTTGTAGAAGAACTTGAATCTTGGTTTATAGGTGATGTGGCAGCAATTAGGGCTGAATATGAAAAGATTCCTGCTTCTTTACCTCAGCAAGCCAAATTTCGTGATCCAGATGCGATCAAAGGTGGTACGTGGGAAGAATTAGATAAAATCCTCAAAAAGTATGGCTATGAAACAGGGTTACAAAAAATGAACTTTGCTCAAAAAGTATCTCCTCATATGGATGTTGAAAACAACCAATCTAGAAGTTTTCAAGTTTTTCGTGATGGATTAAGAAAAATTATCAACTAA